A DNA window from Helianthus annuus cultivar XRQ/B chromosome 15, HanXRQr2.0-SUNRISE, whole genome shotgun sequence contains the following coding sequences:
- the LOC110911013 gene encoding nuclear transport factor 2 isoform X2, with protein sequence MAAQTESTTPSVQVVGNAFVEQYYHILHHSPDMVHKFYQDMSFISRPDEDGSMITVTTMKGINDKICSLDYTAYKAEIKTADAQESYKDGVIVLVTGFLTRKEDNQRKKFIQSFFLAPQDKGYFVLNDVFRYVDESKPMEDSHVIAEEINDNQTPSLISVDCPLPDPAGVHKEEAPPIEEESVDVLETEGPPANESDSVQPEPRSIESVIPIVEESVSSNPVEDAPKLSYASILNSQIRKGGPGPNKVYVPAKTVKATPAKTENKTVVTGAQGPPPEAPAPIASSSVSSPNGINPHDEGDGYSVYIRNLPHNATVPQLETEFKKFGPIKQGGIQVRSHKFGFCFGFVEFQDATSMQNAIQSSPVLIGGKEVVVEIKRTTTRVGIGRGRFSSGRGGFRSDSFRARGGSSNSGGGRGYGRTDYGGGRGDFSGRGRGPGGHGGDSYHQGRGRGGGGRRGGSTHYTTATSSA encoded by the exons ATGGCAGCACAAACCGAATCAACCACTCCTAGTGTACAAGTGGTTGGCAATGCGTTTGTCGAACAATATTACCATATACTCCATCACTCCCCAGATATGGTTCACAAGTTTTATCAAGACATGAGTTTCATAAGCCGACCCGATGAAGATGGTTCAATGATAACCGTGACTACCATGAAA GGTATCAATGACAAAATATGTTCATTGGATTACACCGCCTACAAAGCTGAGATAAAGACGGCTGACGCTCAAGAGTCGTACAAAGACGGGGTTATCGTTTTGGTAACTGGTTTTTTAACCCGGAAAGAGGATAACCAACGAAAGAAGTTTATACAAAGTTTTTTTCTTGCGCCGCAAGACAAGGGTTACTTTGTGCTTAATGATGTTTTCCGATACGTGGATGAAAGTAAGCCAATGGAGGACAGCCATGTGATTGCCGAAGAGATAAACGATAACCAAACACCATCGTTAATCTCAG TTGATTGTCCATTACCAGACCCTGCTGGTGTTCATAAAGAAGAAGCTCCACCTATTGAGGAAGAATCCGTAGACGTTTTGGAAACCGAGGGGCCGCCGGCAAATGAAAGTGATTCAGTGCAACCTGAGCCCCGTTCAATTGAGAGCGTAATACCAATAGTTGAAGAATCGGTTTCTTCTAATCCTGTGGAGGATGCTCCGAAATTGTCGTACGCGTCAATTTTAAATTCTCAAATTAGAAAAGGGGGTCCAGGGCCGAATAAAGTTTATGTTCCTGCTAAAACGGTAAAGGCGACACCGGCTAAAACTGAAAACAAAACAGTTGTTACGGGTGCACAAGGTCCACCGCCAGAAGCACCTGCACCTATCGCCTCGAGTAGCGTTAGTTCTCCTAATGGCATCAATCCTCATGATGAAG GTGATGGTTATTCTGTTTATATCCGGAATCTGCCTCATAATGCGACAGTACCACAGCTTGAGACGGAGTTTAAGAAATTTGGACCTATTAAGCAAGGAGGTATCCAAGTCAGAAGCCATAAG TTCGGATTCTGTTTTGGCTTCGTTGAATTTCAAGATGCCACTTCAATGCAGAATGCAATTCAG AGTTCTCCCGTGCTTATTGGTGGTAAAGAAGTCGTTGTGGAGATAAAGAGAACTACAACTAGAG TTGGGATTGGACGCGGCCGTTTCTCTTCAGGGCGCGGTGGTTTCAGAagtgacagtttcagggcacgcGGTGGCAGCTCCAACAGCGGTGGTGGGCGAGGCTACGGTAGAACTGACTACGGTGGTGGGCGTGGTGATTTTTCAGGTCGAGGAAGAGGTCCAGGTGGACATGGCGGCGATTCTTATCACCAAGGAAGAGGAAGAGGCGGCGGCGGCAGAAGAGGCGGCTCCACCCATTACACAACCGCAACCTCCTCCGCCTGA
- the LOC110911013 gene encoding nuclear transport factor 2 isoform X3 — MAAQTESTTPSVQVVGNAFVEQYYHILHHSPDMVHKFYQDMSFISRPDEDGSMITVTTMKGINDKICSLDYTAYKAEIKTADAQESYKDGVIVLVTGFLTRKEDNQRKKFIQSFFLAPQDKGYFVLNDVFRYVDESKPMEDSHVIAEEINDNQTPSLISDPAGVHKEEAPPIEEESVDVLETEGPPANESDSVQPEPRSIESVIPIVEESVSSNPVEDAPKLSYASILNSQIRKGGPGPNKVYVPAKTVKATPAKTENKTVVTGAQGPPPEAPAPIASSSVSSPNGINPHDEGDGYSVYIRNLPHNATVPQLETEFKKFGPIKQGGIQVRSHKQFGFCFGFVEFQDATSMQNAIQSSPVLIGGKEVVVEIKRTTTRVGIGRGRFSSGRGGFRSDSFRARGGSSNSGGGRGYGRTDYGGGRGDFSGRGRGPGGHGGDSYHQGRGRGGGGRRGGSTHYTTATSSA; from the exons ATGGCAGCACAAACCGAATCAACCACTCCTAGTGTACAAGTGGTTGGCAATGCGTTTGTCGAACAATATTACCATATACTCCATCACTCCCCAGATATGGTTCACAAGTTTTATCAAGACATGAGTTTCATAAGCCGACCCGATGAAGATGGTTCAATGATAACCGTGACTACCATGAAA GGTATCAATGACAAAATATGTTCATTGGATTACACCGCCTACAAAGCTGAGATAAAGACGGCTGACGCTCAAGAGTCGTACAAAGACGGGGTTATCGTTTTGGTAACTGGTTTTTTAACCCGGAAAGAGGATAACCAACGAAAGAAGTTTATACAAAGTTTTTTTCTTGCGCCGCAAGACAAGGGTTACTTTGTGCTTAATGATGTTTTCCGATACGTGGATGAAAGTAAGCCAATGGAGGACAGCCATGTGATTGCCGAAGAGATAAACGATAACCAAACACCATCGTTAATCTCAG ACCCTGCTGGTGTTCATAAAGAAGAAGCTCCACCTATTGAGGAAGAATCCGTAGACGTTTTGGAAACCGAGGGGCCGCCGGCAAATGAAAGTGATTCAGTGCAACCTGAGCCCCGTTCAATTGAGAGCGTAATACCAATAGTTGAAGAATCGGTTTCTTCTAATCCTGTGGAGGATGCTCCGAAATTGTCGTACGCGTCAATTTTAAATTCTCAAATTAGAAAAGGGGGTCCAGGGCCGAATAAAGTTTATGTTCCTGCTAAAACGGTAAAGGCGACACCGGCTAAAACTGAAAACAAAACAGTTGTTACGGGTGCACAAGGTCCACCGCCAGAAGCACCTGCACCTATCGCCTCGAGTAGCGTTAGTTCTCCTAATGGCATCAATCCTCATGATGAAG GTGATGGTTATTCTGTTTATATCCGGAATCTGCCTCATAATGCGACAGTACCACAGCTTGAGACGGAGTTTAAGAAATTTGGACCTATTAAGCAAGGAGGTATCCAAGTCAGAAGCCATAAG CAGTTCGGATTCTGTTTTGGCTTCGTTGAATTTCAAGATGCCACTTCAATGCAGAATGCAATTCAG AGTTCTCCCGTGCTTATTGGTGGTAAAGAAGTCGTTGTGGAGATAAAGAGAACTACAACTAGAG TTGGGATTGGACGCGGCCGTTTCTCTTCAGGGCGCGGTGGTTTCAGAagtgacagtttcagggcacgcGGTGGCAGCTCCAACAGCGGTGGTGGGCGAGGCTACGGTAGAACTGACTACGGTGGTGGGCGTGGTGATTTTTCAGGTCGAGGAAGAGGTCCAGGTGGACATGGCGGCGATTCTTATCACCAAGGAAGAGGAAGAGGCGGCGGCGGCAGAAGAGGCGGCTCCACCCATTACACAACCGCAACCTCCTCCGCCTGA
- the LOC110911013 gene encoding nuclear transport factor 2 isoform X1, with translation MAAQTESTTPSVQVVGNAFVEQYYHILHHSPDMVHKFYQDMSFISRPDEDGSMITVTTMKGINDKICSLDYTAYKAEIKTADAQESYKDGVIVLVTGFLTRKEDNQRKKFIQSFFLAPQDKGYFVLNDVFRYVDESKPMEDSHVIAEEINDNQTPSLISVDCPLPDPAGVHKEEAPPIEEESVDVLETEGPPANESDSVQPEPRSIESVIPIVEESVSSNPVEDAPKLSYASILNSQIRKGGPGPNKVYVPAKTVKATPAKTENKTVVTGAQGPPPEAPAPIASSSVSSPNGINPHDEGDGYSVYIRNLPHNATVPQLETEFKKFGPIKQGGIQVRSHKQFGFCFGFVEFQDATSMQNAIQSSPVLIGGKEVVVEIKRTTTRVGIGRGRFSSGRGGFRSDSFRARGGSSNSGGGRGYGRTDYGGGRGDFSGRGRGPGGHGGDSYHQGRGRGGGGRRGGSTHYTTATSSA, from the exons ATGGCAGCACAAACCGAATCAACCACTCCTAGTGTACAAGTGGTTGGCAATGCGTTTGTCGAACAATATTACCATATACTCCATCACTCCCCAGATATGGTTCACAAGTTTTATCAAGACATGAGTTTCATAAGCCGACCCGATGAAGATGGTTCAATGATAACCGTGACTACCATGAAA GGTATCAATGACAAAATATGTTCATTGGATTACACCGCCTACAAAGCTGAGATAAAGACGGCTGACGCTCAAGAGTCGTACAAAGACGGGGTTATCGTTTTGGTAACTGGTTTTTTAACCCGGAAAGAGGATAACCAACGAAAGAAGTTTATACAAAGTTTTTTTCTTGCGCCGCAAGACAAGGGTTACTTTGTGCTTAATGATGTTTTCCGATACGTGGATGAAAGTAAGCCAATGGAGGACAGCCATGTGATTGCCGAAGAGATAAACGATAACCAAACACCATCGTTAATCTCAG TTGATTGTCCATTACCAGACCCTGCTGGTGTTCATAAAGAAGAAGCTCCACCTATTGAGGAAGAATCCGTAGACGTTTTGGAAACCGAGGGGCCGCCGGCAAATGAAAGTGATTCAGTGCAACCTGAGCCCCGTTCAATTGAGAGCGTAATACCAATAGTTGAAGAATCGGTTTCTTCTAATCCTGTGGAGGATGCTCCGAAATTGTCGTACGCGTCAATTTTAAATTCTCAAATTAGAAAAGGGGGTCCAGGGCCGAATAAAGTTTATGTTCCTGCTAAAACGGTAAAGGCGACACCGGCTAAAACTGAAAACAAAACAGTTGTTACGGGTGCACAAGGTCCACCGCCAGAAGCACCTGCACCTATCGCCTCGAGTAGCGTTAGTTCTCCTAATGGCATCAATCCTCATGATGAAG GTGATGGTTATTCTGTTTATATCCGGAATCTGCCTCATAATGCGACAGTACCACAGCTTGAGACGGAGTTTAAGAAATTTGGACCTATTAAGCAAGGAGGTATCCAAGTCAGAAGCCATAAG CAGTTCGGATTCTGTTTTGGCTTCGTTGAATTTCAAGATGCCACTTCAATGCAGAATGCAATTCAG AGTTCTCCCGTGCTTATTGGTGGTAAAGAAGTCGTTGTGGAGATAAAGAGAACTACAACTAGAG TTGGGATTGGACGCGGCCGTTTCTCTTCAGGGCGCGGTGGTTTCAGAagtgacagtttcagggcacgcGGTGGCAGCTCCAACAGCGGTGGTGGGCGAGGCTACGGTAGAACTGACTACGGTGGTGGGCGTGGTGATTTTTCAGGTCGAGGAAGAGGTCCAGGTGGACATGGCGGCGATTCTTATCACCAAGGAAGAGGAAGAGGCGGCGGCGGCAGAAGAGGCGGCTCCACCCATTACACAACCGCAACCTCCTCCGCCTGA